A segment of the Nitrospira sp. genome:
TGATGTTCAGCGGGCCGTCACCCGGCACTTCGGCGACAATCGCGCAAATCTTGGTGGTTCCGATAGCGAGACCGACCAGGAGATGATCCCGCTTAGACACTCGGCTCACCCCCTTCCCCGAACAATGACGCGGTCGGCAAAGCGAAGATCGATTTCGTTCGCTCTGGCGCCCTCGCCGTCAAAGGCCACATCACGCAGTGCGGGCCGCATTTTCAGAAACCGAGACCATTGCTGATTCATCGACGACTCACTGAACTGAAACGTCACGCCCTGGACCTCGACCACCAGGTTATTCAAATTCCCCACATTGACGTCCGGCCGACCGCCGGTGGTCTGACCCACCATGCGCGCCAGAGCCGCGCCGACTTGCACAGGGCGGCGATCCTCGGCCTTTCCTTGTGCCAGACGTCGCCCATCGACCCCTGACAACATCGGTAACGTCGGGTCATCACTGGACCCGAGATGTGCCAGCAACACACCCTCCGCATCGGTCAAGAGGTTTTCGGCCAACGTGCGCACGACCACCGCCGGCTCGCGCTCGACGATGTCGATATGGATTTCGTGTAACGGCTTTAACACCACGGTGGCATCCTTGATCCAGGGATGGGTTTTCACCCGGTCTGCCAGCCACGTCGGATTGATGGAATACAGCGCGGTATCGGGTTTCAGCGCCAGCCGACCGATCACCTCTTTTCTGGTGACATGGTGCAGGCCGTTCACGGACACGGATCGCACCAGAAACCATTCCCGCGTGAGCGGTCCCACTTCTCTCGCCAGAACAAACAACCCCGAGCAGCCGCCGACCAACACGGTCACCGTCGCCATCACGCGAAGAGAGATCAGCAAGCCTCTCCCCAATCGTGACCAGTATCCGCCTGCTGCAGCACCACGGCGGCGATCCGGTCCGGATTCCGAACGGGCATTGGCCCGTGGAGTGATTTTGCTCGGTCGCGCCTTGCGCCATTCCAGCGACATCGCTACCTCACGGCTCGAAACGGTCCCGCCCCGGCTCGCCGGACCGCAGATTGAAGGATCCGTTCCGTCAACACATCGTAGGACAGACCTGCTTTGCCCGCCGCCATCGGCAACAAACTCGTCTCGGTCATCCCCGGCACCGTGTTGATTTCCAACACATAGGGCTTGCCCTTGGGGGTGATGCGAAAATCCACCCGCGCGGCCCCGCTGCAGCCCAACGCCTGATAGGTCTCCATCGCCAACCGCGTGATCTGCTTGGTGACCGCGGCGGGAAGCGGCGCGGGACACACATACTGCGTCCGGCCCTTCTGATACTTTGCCGAGAAGTCGTAAAACCCGTCCGGCGCCACAATCTCCACGGCAGGGAGAACCGTTACCACCTCGTTCGCATCGCCCAACAACGAAACCGTCACTTCGTGCCCGGGAATATAGGCTTCCACCATCGCTTCCGCCTCATACTGATGAGCCGTGCGCAAGGCCTCCTTCCACTGCGAGGGCTTACGGACGATGGTGACCCCGATGGTCGATCCCTGGCTCGGCGGCTTCACGACCACCGGCAGCTTCAATTTGCAGCCCGTCAGAATACGGTTCAACGTGGGGGCCGTGCCGCGTCGCACGATGGTGCCGCGCGCCACCGGAATGCCGTGGGCAGCGAGCTCCGTCTTGGTGACCACCTTATGCATGCCGATCGCGCTGGCCCGCACACCTGATCCTGTGTAGGGCATCCCCATGGTCTCTAAAAATCCCTGGATGGCGCCGTCTTCCCCGCCAGGTCCGTGTAACGCCAGGAATGCAATTTCGACTCGGTGCTCCTCCAAGGCGGATGACAGATTCGAACTGACATCGATGGCCACCGCGTCGTAGCCGGTCCGCACGAGCGAACGATAGACGGCTTCGCCGGTTTTCAGCGACACGTCGCGTTCGGAGGACTGGCCTCCCATCAACACTCCAATCTTCGAACGAGTCAGCAGCTTCCGTCCCGTCACATCCACATCCTTTCACCGGCCTGCATCAGGCTTGGCCGACGACCTTCAACTCCAGTTCCAACGTCACCCCCGTCTGCTTCTTGACCGCCGCACGAACCTTCTTGATTAGGGCCAGGACATCAG
Coding sequences within it:
- a CDS encoding D-alanine--D-alanine ligase is translated as MTGRKLLTRSKIGVLMGGQSSERDVSLKTGEAVYRSLVRTGYDAVAIDVSSNLSSALEEHRVEIAFLALHGPGGEDGAIQGFLETMGMPYTGSGVRASAIGMHKVVTKTELAAHGIPVARGTIVRRGTAPTLNRILTGCKLKLPVVVKPPSQGSTIGVTIVRKPSQWKEALRTAHQYEAEAMVEAYIPGHEVTVSLLGDANEVVTVLPAVEIVAPDGFYDFSAKYQKGRTQYVCPAPLPAAVTKQITRLAMETYQALGCSGAARVDFRITPKGKPYVLEINTVPGMTETSLLPMAAGKAGLSYDVLTERILQSAVRRAGAGPFRAVR
- a CDS encoding FtsQ-type POTRA domain-containing protein, producing the protein MSLEWRKARPSKITPRANARSESGPDRRRGAAAGGYWSRLGRGLLISLRVMATVTVLVGGCSGLFVLAREVGPLTREWFLVRSVSVNGLHHVTRKEVIGRLALKPDTALYSINPTWLADRVKTHPWIKDATVVLKPLHEIHIDIVEREPAVVVRTLAENLLTDAEGVLLAHLGSSDDPTLPMLSGVDGRRLAQGKAEDRRPVQVGAALARMVGQTTGGRPDVNVGNLNNLVVEVQGVTFQFSESSMNQQWSRFLKMRPALRDVAFDGEGARANEIDLRFADRVIVRGRG